One window of the Cryptomeria japonica chromosome 7, Sugi_1.0, whole genome shotgun sequence genome contains the following:
- the LOC131053545 gene encoding germin-like protein 2-4: MVLSQITGADVCEVQDGSLWGEFTAYHPRATEMLALISGGPLQVGFVDTHGNAFIDILNPGDITIFPRGMMHFEANVGKEEANFISALNSQNPGVMPSSVSIMKLPSIAVAAAFNISQRDVNKLESRIYCSGIGLKLMPGCGV, from the exons ATGGTATTGTCTCAGATCACAGGGGCTGACGTATGTGAGGTTCAAGATGGTTCCTTGTGGGGTGAATTTACCGCATACCATCCACGAGCCACAGAGATGCTTGCCCTAATCTCTGGAGGGCCTCTTCAAGTTGGTTTTGTTGACACTCATG GTAATGCTTTCATCGATATTCTGAATCCTGGAGATATCACCATATTTCCCAGGGGAATGATGCATTTTGAGGCTAATGTTGGGAAGGAAGAAGCTAACTTTATCTCTGCCCTCAACAGccaaaatcctggtgttatg CCAAGCAGCGTGTCGATAATGAAGCTGCCCTCGATAGCCGTGGCTGCAGCCTTCAACATCAGCCAACGGGACGTGAACAAATTAGAGTCACGGATATATTGCAGTGGAATTGGATTAAAGCTAATGCCTGGATGTGGTGTGTGA